A region from the Geobacillus vulcani PSS1 genome encodes:
- a CDS encoding sporulation protein → MFKKLLSSIGIGSATVDTKLAKAQYAQGETVEGVVEIRGGSVEQHIDKIDLALVTTYIREVDDHKFEEKAVLARHKVSDSVTIRPNETKTIPFRFTLPYDTPVTLGSSKVWLQTGLDIQMALDPQDRDYLTIEPHPLVTAFLEAARQLGFRLHHVQCEQAPRYWQRRLPFVQEFEFRPVSGAFRGRLDELEAIFFVSEHGVETILEIDRKARGLAGLLAEALDIDETLVRFTYGPNDLASLPQLLANAIHRYS, encoded by the coding sequence TTGTTCAAAAAACTGTTAAGTTCCATCGGCATCGGATCTGCCACGGTCGACACGAAGCTTGCCAAAGCGCAATACGCTCAAGGGGAAACAGTCGAAGGAGTAGTCGAAATTCGCGGCGGCAGCGTGGAACAGCACATTGATAAAATTGATCTAGCCTTAGTGACGACGTATATTCGCGAAGTCGACGATCACAAATTCGAAGAAAAAGCTGTGCTCGCCCGACACAAGGTGTCTGACTCGGTGACGATCAGGCCGAACGAAACAAAAACGATCCCGTTCCGATTCACCCTGCCCTATGACACACCGGTGACGCTCGGCTCTTCCAAAGTGTGGCTGCAAACCGGCCTGGACATTCAAATGGCGCTTGATCCGCAAGACCGGGACTACCTCACCATCGAACCGCATCCGCTCGTCACAGCGTTTCTTGAAGCCGCCCGTCAACTGGGATTCCGCCTCCACCATGTGCAGTGCGAACAAGCACCGCGCTATTGGCAGCGGCGGCTGCCGTTTGTCCAAGAGTTCGAGTTTCGCCCGGTAAGCGGAGCGTTTCGGGGCCGCCTTGACGAATTGGAAGCCATCTTCTTTGTGTCCGAGCACGGAGTGGAAACCATTTTGGAAATCGACCGCAAAGCGCGCGGATTGGCCGGGTTGCTCGCCGAGGCGCTCGACATCGACGAGACGCTCGTCCGCTTCACCTACGGGCCGAACGATCTCGCCTCGCTGCCGCAATTGCTGGCCAATGCCATTCATCGATATAGCTGA
- a CDS encoding glycosyltransferase family 4 protein → MIRIAYVSTYPPRRCGLATFTEHLRQSIDGVRGPSDGDRVIVLYNESDGDDAYRNNPVYWPLPAQNRAAYAEMAKRVNESDIDVVLLQHEFGIFGGEAGEYILDFIAALHKPLVTTFHTVFAEPEPPYRPIQEKIATASDAIIVMNRQAIPYLVKAFGLPKEKVVYIPHGAPGPSSEDRDSLRRRLGFSGRKVMLTFGLLSRGKGIESVLAALPGVVRKVPEALYVIAGQTHPEVKKREGEAYREELKSLIHRLGLERHVRMEDRYFSEEELIDYLTACDLYVTPYPGMQQITSGTLAYAVGVGRPVVSTPYEHARDLLQGCEELLLPYGDTTVWEERLGQLLADEAALKRWEEKMRQIGANTHWPRVGEQHVALFARMCAAKRGEVKTIGTVSH, encoded by the coding sequence ATGATTCGAATCGCCTACGTCAGCACGTACCCACCACGGCGGTGCGGGCTGGCGACGTTTACGGAACATTTGCGCCAAAGTATTGATGGCGTCCGCGGTCCGTCCGACGGCGACCGCGTCATCGTGTTGTACAACGAAAGCGATGGAGATGACGCCTATCGCAACAACCCAGTGTATTGGCCGCTTCCGGCGCAAAACCGCGCGGCGTATGCTGAGATGGCCAAAAGGGTGAATGAAAGCGACATCGACGTCGTTTTATTGCAGCATGAGTTCGGCATTTTCGGCGGCGAGGCGGGCGAATACATTCTTGATTTCATTGCCGCGCTCCATAAGCCGCTCGTAACGACGTTCCATACGGTGTTTGCCGAGCCCGAGCCACCGTATCGCCCGATTCAAGAGAAAATCGCGACAGCAAGCGATGCGATCATCGTCATGAACCGGCAGGCGATCCCTTACTTAGTGAAGGCGTTCGGCCTGCCAAAGGAGAAAGTCGTCTACATTCCGCACGGCGCTCCGGGTCCAAGCAGTGAGGACCGCGATTCGCTGCGCCGTCGCCTCGGATTCAGTGGCCGCAAAGTGATGTTGACGTTTGGCTTGCTCAGCCGCGGCAAAGGCATTGAGTCGGTCTTGGCCGCATTGCCGGGTGTTGTTCGCAAGGTGCCGGAAGCGCTGTATGTCATCGCTGGACAGACGCACCCAGAAGTGAAAAAGAGGGAAGGAGAAGCCTATCGCGAGGAGTTGAAATCGCTCATTCACCGTTTGGGGCTTGAGCGCCATGTTCGTATGGAAGATCGGTATTTCAGCGAAGAGGAATTGATTGATTATTTGACGGCATGCGATCTATACGTCACCCCGTACCCGGGCATGCAACAAATTACAAGCGGCACGCTTGCCTATGCGGTCGGCGTCGGTCGTCCGGTCGTTTCGACGCCGTATGAGCATGCGCGCGATTTGTTGCAAGGTTGTGAAGAGCTGTTGTTGCCATATGGCGATACAACTGTCTGGGAAGAGCGGCTCGGGCAGCTGTTGGCCGACGAGGCGGCGCTGAAGCGATGGGAGGAAAAGATGCGCCAAATCGGGGCAAACACGCATTGGCCGCGCGTCGGCGAACAGCATGTCGCCTTGTTTGCGCGCATGTGCGCCGCGAAACGTGGGGAGGTGAAGACCATTGGCACCGTCAGTCATTAA
- the rlmD gene encoding 23S rRNA (uracil(1939)-C(5))-methyltransferase RlmD — MGGVTNHSFVAEVHQLDKKGIGQAAVWHEEDGKRKKLKLAIPSTLPGEKVRVVVDEPKRRRVQARLEEVIEPHPERLAPSCPHFDRCGGCVWQHWHYEGQLRHKTEHVKALLEQYGFDPNVVRETIGMEHPWHYRNKMEFTFSPEGLLGLHEHGNFRQVISLETCLIAGEKIVKAAMEVARWARDHRLPGYHKDTHEGLLRHLMVRESFATGEVMVALFATEAPEGDLKEAAADLTERITKALPEVKSLLWLENRAWADRTQAEQTHVLAGRDFIYDELCGFRYRLWFDTFFQTNPVQAAKLVELALEMGNPQPHEKMIDLFCGVGTFSLPFAKRVKALAGIEIVETSIESAKRNAKDNGIDNTYFLARDARRGIDEVLEQFGRPELLLLDPPRSGAGGKVMRKIGRAQPERVVYVSCNPETLAADITELVPFGYTLKIVQPVDLFPHTAHVECCALLIKNL; from the coding sequence TTGGGCGGTGTGACGAACCATTCGTTTGTGGCAGAAGTTCATCAGTTGGATAAAAAAGGAATTGGACAAGCCGCCGTTTGGCATGAAGAGGACGGAAAGAGAAAGAAGCTCAAACTGGCCATTCCGTCTACACTTCCGGGTGAGAAGGTGCGAGTCGTTGTCGATGAGCCAAAACGGCGCAGAGTTCAGGCGCGGTTGGAAGAAGTGATCGAGCCGCATCCGGAACGGCTTGCGCCGTCGTGTCCGCACTTTGACCGCTGTGGCGGCTGTGTCTGGCAGCACTGGCACTATGAAGGGCAGCTGCGCCATAAAACGGAGCATGTGAAGGCACTTTTGGAGCAGTACGGATTTGACCCGAACGTTGTCCGCGAGACGATCGGAATGGAACATCCGTGGCATTACCGCAATAAAATGGAGTTTACGTTTTCTCCGGAAGGGTTGCTTGGACTGCATGAGCACGGGAACTTCCGGCAAGTCATTTCGTTGGAGACATGCCTCATTGCCGGCGAGAAGATCGTCAAAGCTGCCATGGAGGTGGCGCGTTGGGCGCGCGATCATCGGCTGCCTGGGTATCATAAGGATACGCATGAAGGGTTGCTTCGCCATCTCATGGTGCGCGAGTCGTTTGCGACCGGGGAAGTCATGGTGGCGCTTTTCGCGACCGAGGCGCCGGAAGGGGATCTAAAAGAAGCGGCAGCCGATTTGACGGAGCGGATCACGAAGGCGCTCCCGGAAGTGAAAAGCTTGCTTTGGCTGGAAAACCGGGCGTGGGCTGACCGCACTCAGGCAGAACAAACCCATGTGTTGGCCGGTCGTGATTTCATTTATGACGAGTTATGCGGGTTTCGCTACCGTCTGTGGTTTGACACGTTTTTCCAAACGAACCCGGTGCAAGCGGCCAAATTGGTCGAGCTGGCGTTGGAAATGGGAAATCCGCAGCCGCACGAAAAAATGATCGATCTCTTTTGCGGGGTTGGCACGTTTTCTTTGCCGTTCGCCAAGCGGGTCAAGGCGTTAGCCGGCATTGAAATTGTGGAAACATCAATCGAATCGGCGAAACGCAACGCCAAAGACAACGGCATCGACAACACGTACTTTTTGGCGCGGGACGCCCGGCGCGGCATCGATGAGGTGCTCGAACAATTCGGAAGGCCGGAGCTGTTGCTTTTGGATCCTCCGCGTTCGGGTGCGGGCGGGAAGGTGATGCGCAAAATCGGCCGGGCGCAGCCGGAGCGGGTCGTTTACGTCTCGTGCAACCCAGAAACGTTGGCGGCAGATATTACGGAATTAGTTCCATTTGGTTATACATTGAAAATCGTCCAGCCGGTTGATTTATTCCCGCATACCGCGCATGTGGAGTGCTGTGCGTTGCTTATAAAAAATTTGTAA
- a CDS encoding RNA-guided endonuclease InsQ/TnpB family protein codes for MYFCIKQQLNGLTKEEYLTLRELCHIAKNMYNVGLYNVRQYYFEHKEFLNYEKNYHLAKTNENYKLLNSNMAQQILKKVNEAFKSFFGLISLAKQGKYDYKAISIPKYLKKDGFHSLIIGQIRIDGNKFTIPYSRLFKKTHKPITITIPPVLLDKKIKQIEIIPKHHARFFEIQYKYEMPEDQRELNDQKALAIDLGLNNFATCVTSDGRSFIIDGRRLKSINQWFNKENARLQSIKDKQKIKGTTRKQALLAMNRNNKVNDYINKTCRYIINYCIENQIGKLVIGYAETLQRNINLGKKTNQNFVNIPLGNIKEKLEYLCEFYGIEFFKQEESYTSQASFFDGDEIPEYNADNPKEYKFSGKRIKRGLYRTKSGKLINADVNGALNILKKSKAVDLSVLCSSGEVDTPQRIRIA; via the coding sequence ATGTATTTTTGTATCAAACAACAGCTAAATGGTTTGACCAAAGAAGAATACTTGACTCTTAGAGAACTGTGCCATATTGCCAAGAACATGTACAACGTCGGATTGTACAATGTCAGACAATACTATTTTGAACACAAGGAATTTCTTAATTATGAGAAAAACTATCATCTTGCAAAAACTAACGAAAACTATAAGCTGTTAAACAGCAACATGGCACAGCAAATTTTAAAAAAGGTCAATGAAGCCTTTAAATCTTTCTTTGGTTTGATCAGTCTTGCCAAACAAGGAAAATATGACTACAAGGCTATCAGTATTCCAAAATATCTTAAAAAAGATGGCTTTCATTCACTGATCATTGGCCAGATTCGTATAGACGGCAACAAATTCACGATACCGTATTCTCGCCTATTTAAAAAGACTCACAAGCCTATCACGATAACGATTCCGCCTGTGTTACTGGACAAAAAGATTAAGCAGATTGAAATCATTCCTAAGCATCATGCCAGGTTCTTTGAGATTCAGTACAAATATGAAATGCCTGAAGATCAAAGAGAATTAAATGACCAAAAAGCACTGGCAATTGATTTAGGATTAAACAATTTTGCCACTTGTGTCACATCAGACGGCAGATCATTCATCATTGATGGGCGGAGATTAAAAAGTATAAATCAATGGTTTAACAAAGAAAATGCCAGACTTCAAAGCATTAAAGATAAGCAAAAAATCAAAGGCACCACTCGTAAACAGGCTTTGCTTGCTATGAATCGCAATAATAAAGTGAATGATTATATCAACAAGACTTGCCGTTACATCATTAACTACTGTATTGAAAATCAAATTGGCAAACTTGTCATTGGCTATGCTGAAACATTGCAACGCAATATTAATCTAGGAAAAAAGACAAATCAAAACTTTGTCAATATTCCTCTCGGTAACATAAAAGAAAAACTAGAATATCTTTGTGAATTTTACGGCATTGAATTCTTTAAACAGGAAGAATCATATACGTCTCAAGCCAGCTTTTTTGACGGCGATGAGATTCCTGAATATAATGCCGACAATCCAAAAGAATATAAGTTCAGCGGCAAACGTATTAAGCGCGGCTTGTATCGAACAAAGTCTGGCAAACTAATTAATGCTGATGTCAATGGCGCATTAAACATCTTAAAGAAAAGTAAAGCTGTAGACCTGAGTGTCTTATGCTCTAGCGGCGAAGTGGACACGCCTCAAAGAATAAGGATTGCTTGA
- a CDS encoding nucleotidyltransferase family protein — protein MKALLLAGGLGTRLRPLTENIPKPMAPIANRPWLEHLIVHLRDQGVNEFVIAAHHCSDVIRRYFEDGKRWNVKITYALEPFPLGTAGAIKNAERWLKERFLVFNADIVHLPQLIPLLDFHRQHGGLATIVLTEVDDPSSYGVVEQNDRGQILRFVEKPRREEAPSNRINAGMYIFEPDVMRYIPAEREVSIERETFPLLIEKNVGVYGIVSNGYWRDMGTPARYRQVHWDALNREFPIPLKGREIQPGVFVGENVEIGAGVLFVPPVLIGDHVKIGPQAVIGPNAVIGDRCQIGARVHCAQTIVWDRSVIRDRSRLQNSIFGYRTVTPAGEVFEDSIINQFKEAVQA, from the coding sequence ATGAAAGCATTGTTGCTGGCAGGAGGATTAGGTACACGTCTTCGTCCATTGACGGAAAACATCCCCAAACCGATGGCCCCAATTGCGAACCGGCCATGGCTTGAACACCTCATCGTTCATCTTCGCGACCAAGGAGTCAACGAATTTGTCATCGCCGCACATCATTGTTCAGACGTGATCCGTCGCTATTTCGAAGATGGGAAGCGCTGGAATGTGAAGATTACATACGCGCTTGAACCGTTCCCGCTCGGAACGGCTGGAGCGATCAAAAACGCCGAACGCTGGCTGAAGGAACGGTTTCTCGTGTTTAACGCCGATATCGTGCATTTGCCGCAATTGATCCCGTTGCTTGATTTCCATCGTCAACATGGCGGTTTGGCGACGATTGTCTTAACGGAAGTAGACGATCCTTCTTCCTATGGGGTAGTCGAACAGAACGATCGCGGGCAAATTTTACGCTTTGTCGAAAAGCCGCGCCGCGAGGAAGCACCATCGAACCGGATCAACGCCGGCATGTATATTTTCGAGCCGGACGTGATGCGCTATATCCCGGCTGAGCGGGAAGTGTCGATCGAGCGTGAAACGTTCCCGCTGCTGATCGAGAAGAATGTCGGTGTATATGGCATCGTCAGCAACGGATACTGGCGAGATATGGGGACGCCGGCCCGCTATCGCCAAGTGCATTGGGATGCGTTGAACCGGGAATTTCCGATTCCGCTCAAAGGACGTGAAATTCAACCAGGCGTGTTTGTTGGGGAAAACGTGGAGATTGGGGCTGGCGTCTTGTTTGTGCCGCCTGTGCTCATCGGTGATCACGTGAAAATCGGTCCGCAGGCCGTCATTGGCCCGAATGCGGTCATCGGCGATCGTTGTCAAATTGGCGCCCGCGTCCATTGCGCGCAAACCATCGTTTGGGACCGCTCTGTCATTCGTGACCGCAGCCGTTTGCAAAACAGCATTTTCGGCTATCGGACGGTGACGCCGGCGGGGGAAGTGTTCGAAGATTCGATTATTAATCAGTTCAAGGAGGCGGTGCAAGCATGA
- a CDS encoding Gfo/Idh/MocA family protein yields the protein MISSSSFRYHVGIAGAGAFAEFLAGALAPLPSFHLFAVAGRTDEKRQRVIDAYRRRQPQAGDVREYREAEELIVDPHVDIVILTTPPHLHTPLAKRALEEGKHVLLEKPGGLTAEALRANIQLAARQNRALAVNLVLRYHPLAEAVKQLIHRALLGPVDYASLHNAAHRVAEGHWFWDEQRSGGILIEHGVHFFEVGRDWFGEAASAHGFALGETDGTRPRVGATVIHEGNGRRVPVHYYHGFTMDPAASESTHWDIHTARGRIVLDGWIPMRLSVSGLVSIDEATYINALFDAIPKHPSADAIEQMRCTADRLAPPAASPAAPRIPYERTVVLSDRHGWYEAIAQARFLDFCRLIEDPSARSIVTAENAAADLALAEACTTASEPSRVR from the coding sequence ATGATTTCTTCATCATCTTTCCGTTACCATGTTGGCATTGCCGGTGCCGGCGCATTCGCTGAGTTTCTCGCCGGCGCTCTTGCTCCGCTTCCTTCCTTTCATCTCTTCGCTGTCGCTGGGCGGACGGACGAAAAACGCCAGCGCGTCATCGACGCCTATCGCCGCCGTCAGCCGCAGGCGGGCGACGTGCGTGAATACCGCGAAGCTGAAGAATTGATCGTTGACCCACACGTTGATATCGTCATTCTCACCACCCCGCCGCATTTGCACACCCCGCTTGCCAAGCGGGCGCTTGAGGAAGGAAAACATGTGCTGCTTGAAAAGCCAGGCGGCCTCACCGCCGAGGCGCTGCGGGCAAACATCCAGCTCGCCGCCCGCCAAAACCGGGCATTGGCGGTCAATCTCGTTCTTCGCTACCACCCGCTCGCGGAAGCCGTCAAGCAACTCATCCACCGCGCGCTTCTTGGCCCAGTGGACTACGCAAGCCTTCACAACGCCGCCCATCGCGTTGCGGAAGGCCATTGGTTTTGGGACGAACAGCGAAGCGGAGGCATCCTGATCGAGCACGGCGTCCACTTTTTTGAAGTCGGCCGCGATTGGTTTGGCGAAGCGGCTTCCGCGCACGGATTCGCGTTGGGGGAAACAGACGGCACACGGCCGCGCGTCGGTGCCACGGTCATTCATGAAGGCAACGGACGACGCGTCCCCGTCCATTATTACCACGGCTTTACGATGGACCCTGCCGCTTCGGAATCGACGCACTGGGACATTCATACGGCACGCGGGCGCATCGTGCTTGACGGCTGGATCCCGATGCGGCTATCCGTATCCGGCCTCGTCTCAATCGATGAGGCAACCTATATCAACGCCTTGTTTGATGCCATTCCGAAGCACCCATCCGCAGATGCCATCGAACAAATGCGGTGCACCGCCGACCGCCTGGCGCCGCCCGCTGCATCGCCAGCCGCCCCGCGCATCCCGTACGAACGCACCGTGGTGCTCTCGGACCGCCACGGGTGGTACGAAGCGATCGCCCAAGCGCGCTTTCTTGACTTTTGCCGCTTGATTGAGGATCCAAGTGCGCGCAGCATCGTCACTGCCGAGAATGCCGCCGCCGACCTCGCTTTGGCGGAAGCGTGCACCACCGCCAGTGAACCGTCACGCGTTCGCTAG
- a CDS encoding IS701 family transposase, which produces MNRLAHHQGIHKFFMTLGLALYFSKPVIKHLVHIVEALTTKGFSGTLTDVHHWSFHPNHRTTLSHFFTKSPWDEETLLRKLQQWILHRIKRIAKQENQPLFVSIDDTICQKTKPSSRATHAIQGCDWHFSHSDHQWVWGHSLVWLMVHTFTQAFPFAFRLYDKAAGRSKIDLAIEMLSSLKGKWAQPVYVLMDSWYPSQALIEACLKQGFHVIAMLKTNRILYPKGIAIQAKEFARYIEPNDTRLVTVGSERYRVYRYEGALNGLDDAVVLLAWKADEPMTPDHLHVVLSTDRELSDEDILRYYAQRWTIECFFRQAKDQLKLDGYRVRHVRAVKRYWAVVLFACVYSIAESQQDLSSGLELLRSRKGHSVVEFIYDAAKQDIPIDVIKKQLHVA; this is translated from the coding sequence ATGAATAGATTAGCACATCATCAAGGAATCCACAAGTTTTTCATGACGTTGGGGTTGGCGCTTTATTTCTCGAAACCGGTCATCAAGCATCTCGTTCATATTGTGGAGGCCTTGACTACCAAGGGATTTTCGGGAACATTGACCGATGTCCATCACTGGAGTTTTCATCCCAACCATCGAACCACGCTCAGCCATTTTTTCACGAAAAGCCCTTGGGATGAAGAGACGTTGCTTCGCAAACTCCAGCAATGGATCCTTCATCGCATCAAGCGAATCGCCAAACAGGAGAATCAACCCCTTTTTGTTTCGATTGATGATACCATTTGCCAAAAAACAAAGCCTTCGTCACGGGCAACGCACGCCATTCAAGGGTGTGACTGGCATTTCTCTCACAGCGATCATCAATGGGTCTGGGGGCATTCGCTTGTTTGGCTGATGGTGCATACCTTCACGCAAGCGTTTCCGTTCGCGTTTCGTCTCTATGATAAGGCGGCGGGAAGAAGCAAAATCGACCTAGCGATCGAGATGCTTTCCTCGCTCAAGGGGAAGTGGGCTCAGCCGGTGTATGTGCTCATGGATTCATGGTATCCGTCCCAAGCGCTCATCGAAGCCTGCCTGAAACAAGGATTCCATGTCATCGCCATGCTCAAGACGAACCGGATTCTCTACCCGAAAGGCATCGCCATTCAAGCGAAGGAGTTTGCCCGCTATATCGAGCCAAACGACACCCGCCTCGTCACGGTGGGGAGCGAGCGCTATCGTGTCTACCGCTACGAAGGCGCGCTCAACGGTCTTGATGACGCGGTGGTGCTGCTGGCTTGGAAGGCGGATGAACCGATGACGCCGGATCATCTCCATGTCGTCTTGAGCACCGACCGGGAGCTGAGTGACGAAGACATCTTGCGTTACTATGCCCAGCGCTGGACGATCGAATGCTTTTTCCGGCAGGCCAAAGACCAGCTGAAGCTCGATGGGTACCGTGTTCGTCACGTTCGGGCGGTGAAACGGTATTGGGCAGTGGTGCTATTTGCCTGCGTATACAGCATCGCGGAATCTCAACAAGACCTCTCTTCCGGACTGGAGCTTCTTCGGTCTCGGAAAGGACACAGCGTCGTTGAGTTCATCTATGACGCCGCAAAACAAGATATTCCCATTGATGTGATCAAAAAACAGCTCCATGTCGCCTAA
- a CDS encoding SRPBCC family protein, translating into METKQTLPEIRKTIVLNAPIEKVWKAVATSEGLAAWWMPNTFAPILGHQFVLHAGPFGDSPCTVTELDPPHRVGFNWGKDWHLTFELKALEDGKTAFTLIHSGWDADKTTEFGQPHAAVRQIMDGGWENIVNQKLPAYIEG; encoded by the coding sequence GTGGAAACCAAGCAAACATTGCCGGAAATCCGCAAAACGATTGTACTGAACGCGCCCATTGAAAAAGTATGGAAAGCGGTGGCAACATCCGAAGGACTTGCGGCGTGGTGGATGCCGAATACATTTGCGCCGATTTTAGGCCACCAATTTGTTTTGCACGCAGGGCCATTCGGGGATTCCCCCTGCACCGTCACCGAGCTCGATCCACCTCACCGTGTAGGATTTAATTGGGGAAAGGATTGGCATCTTACGTTTGAATTAAAAGCATTGGAAGACGGAAAAACCGCATTCACCCTCATCCATTCCGGATGGGATGCCGACAAAACAACGGAATTTGGCCAACCTCATGCAGCCGTTCGCCAGATTATGGATGGTGGGTGGGAGAACATTGTCAACCAAAAACTCCCTGCATACATCGAGGGATAA
- a CDS encoding (deoxy)nucleoside triphosphate pyrophosphohydrolase — protein sequence MKRVIPVVGAAICNEQGDVLCALRAPNMSLPNVWEFPGGKVEEGESPAAALVREIREELGCTISIGKLLADVCHEYEHAIVHLRTYEARLVDGEPRAREHAELRWVPPSQLRDLRWAPADLPTVEALLAKGCL from the coding sequence ATGAAACGGGTCATTCCTGTCGTCGGAGCAGCCATCTGCAACGAGCAGGGGGACGTTTTATGCGCGCTGCGCGCACCGAATATGTCGTTGCCGAACGTCTGGGAGTTCCCCGGCGGCAAAGTGGAAGAAGGGGAGAGTCCGGCAGCGGCTTTAGTCCGGGAAATTCGCGAGGAGCTTGGCTGCACGATTTCCATCGGCAAACTGTTGGCGGATGTATGCCATGAATATGAACACGCCATCGTGCATTTGCGGACGTATGAAGCCCGCTTAGTCGATGGGGAACCGCGAGCTCGGGAGCATGCCGAGCTTCGGTGGGTGCCGCCCTCGCAGCTTCGTGACCTTAGATGGGCGCCGGCTGATCTTCCCACCGTTGAGGCACTGTTGGCAAAAGGCTGCCTATAG
- a CDS encoding ArsR/SmtB family transcription factor: MSTKNSLHTSRDKRTAAAPKHDVFHAIADPTRRQMLQLLADNELSIAAIAKSFPISRTAVNKHLHILAEAGLVSRRKAGRETRYRFHPEPLAELKTWLSFFEPYWDERLMALKQWVETDEKP; the protein is encoded by the coding sequence TTGTCAACCAAAAACTCCCTGCATACATCGAGGGATAAACGAACCGCCGCCGCGCCGAAGCACGATGTATTTCACGCCATCGCCGATCCCACCCGCCGCCAGATGTTGCAGCTGCTGGCCGACAACGAGCTGTCGATCGCCGCGATTGCCAAATCGTTTCCGATCAGCCGTACAGCCGTCAACAAGCACCTTCATATCCTAGCGGAAGCAGGTTTAGTGAGCCGTCGAAAAGCCGGGCGCGAAACGAGGTACAGATTCCATCCCGAACCCCTCGCCGAATTGAAAACATGGCTTTCCTTCTTTGAACCGTATTGGGACGAACGGCTCATGGCTCTCAAACAGTGGGTGGAAACAGACGAAAAGCCCTGA
- a CDS encoding alanine/glycine:cation symporter family protein has translation MNLIDKLVQTVNELLWSPLLILFIVFCGVYFSIRTRFLQIRHVKEMVRLVTTGKGSDAGVSSFQALTMSLSGRIGVGNVAGTATGIAYGGPGAVFWMWVITFIGAATAYVESTLAQIYKEEQDGQYRGGPAFYIEKGLGWKWFAVVIAAAILLAMAVLMPGIQANSIADGFHNAFRIPKLVTGIIVIALLGFTIFGGVKRIAKTAEIVVPFMAVGYLLVAIAIIAVNFEKIPEVFGLIFKSAFGAEQVFGGIIGSAVMWGVKRGLYANEAGQGTGAHPAAAAEVSHPAKQGLVQAFSIYLDVFLVVTATALMILFTNQYNVINEKTGEPIVVHLEGVEPGAGYTQAAVDTLLPGFGSAFVAIALFFFAFTTMYAYYYIAETNLAYLVRGKHRGIAFLALKIIFLAATFYGTVKTATTAWAMGDTGLGIMVWLNLIAILLLFKPAYLALKDYEEQLKQGKDPEFNASKYGIKNATFWENGYKKAEEKKKEAL, from the coding sequence ATGAATTTGATTGACAAGCTTGTCCAGACGGTGAATGAGTTATTATGGAGCCCTCTCTTAATTCTTTTTATTGTTTTTTGTGGAGTGTATTTTAGTATTCGCACCCGGTTTTTGCAGATTCGTCATGTGAAAGAAATGGTGCGGCTTGTAACGACGGGGAAGGGTTCTGATGCGGGGGTGTCCTCATTCCAAGCGTTGACGATGTCGTTATCCGGCCGCATTGGGGTAGGGAATGTCGCCGGGACAGCGACGGGGATCGCTTACGGAGGGCCGGGCGCCGTCTTTTGGATGTGGGTCATTACGTTTATCGGAGCGGCGACGGCGTATGTCGAGTCCACGCTGGCGCAAATTTACAAAGAAGAGCAAGATGGGCAGTACCGAGGCGGTCCGGCTTTCTATATTGAAAAAGGTCTTGGTTGGAAATGGTTTGCGGTCGTCATCGCCGCCGCCATCCTTCTTGCCATGGCGGTGTTAATGCCGGGAATTCAGGCCAATTCGATTGCCGATGGCTTTCACAATGCGTTTCGCATTCCGAAACTGGTGACAGGCATAATCGTCATTGCGCTTCTTGGCTTTACGATTTTTGGAGGGGTCAAGCGAATCGCGAAGACGGCCGAAATTGTTGTTCCGTTTATGGCCGTTGGCTATTTGTTGGTCGCTATTGCGATCATTGCGGTGAATTTCGAAAAAATTCCTGAGGTCTTTGGCTTGATTTTTAAAAGTGCGTTTGGAGCGGAACAAGTATTTGGAGGCATTATCGGGTCAGCCGTCATGTGGGGCGTCAAACGCGGTCTTTATGCCAATGAAGCCGGTCAAGGGACAGGCGCTCACCCGGCGGCGGCGGCCGAAGTGTCGCATCCGGCCAAACAAGGGCTGGTGCAGGCGTTTTCGATCTATTTGGATGTATTTTTAGTGGTGACGGCGACTGCGCTGATGATTTTATTTACCAATCAATACAATGTCATTAATGAAAAAACAGGGGAACCGATCGTTGTCCATCTCGAGGGAGTCGAACCGGGCGCTGGCTATACGCAGGCTGCGGTTGACACGCTGCTTCCGGGATTTGGCTCGGCGTTTGTCGCGATTGCTCTCTTCTTCTTCGCGTTTACGACGATGTACGCCTATTACTATATCGCCGAGACCAACCTCGCCTATCTTGTGCGTGGCAAACATCGAGGAATTGCCTTTTTGGCTTTAAAAATCATCTTTTTGGCTGCCACGTTCTATGGAACGGTCAAAACGGCGACAACCGCGTGGGCCATGGGCGACACCGGGCTCGGCATTATGGTCTGGCTGAACTTGATCGCGATTTTATTGTTGTTTAAACCGGCTTATCTTGCTCTGAAAGATTACGAAGAACAACTGAAGCAAGGCAAAGATCCAGAGTTCAATGCGTCAAAATACGGAATCAAAAACGCGACGTTCTGGGAAAATGGGTATAAGAAAGCCGAAGAAAAGAAAAAGGAAGCTTTATGA